One stretch of Oncorhynchus clarkii lewisi isolate Uvic-CL-2024 chromosome 1, UVic_Ocla_1.0, whole genome shotgun sequence DNA includes these proteins:
- the LOC139418082 gene encoding carbohydrate sulfotransferase 3-like, producing MRMKYTISLVFIVALVIIEKENNIISRVSDKLTPKQTPQTPLQPSNSASASALGLLKFNGSSFTTLSKLDPVFTLMKRRLENYTEQRSEVIGSAGNRKHILLLATTRTGSSFVGEFFNQQGDNMFYLFEPLWHVERSLTLESGGTNATAAARAYREVLQGLFLCDFTPLESFIDPLPVDHVTSALFRRESSSSLCEESVCSPFVKKVFERYHCRTRKCGPLNLTTASESCQQKEHRAIKSVRVRQLETLRPLAEDPRLDIKFIQLVRDPRAVLASRMVAFSAKYNNWKKWAVDGDVPIDDDEVRKLKGNCDNIRMSAEVGLRQPSWLRRRYMLVRYEDIARFPMRKAAEMYKFTGIPFTPQVKDWVLKNTQASNEASGVYSTQKNSSEQVEKWRFSIPYKLAQVVQRVCGPTMKLFGYKFVNSEAMLTDKSISLIEEKIFIQNFS from the exons ATGAGGATGAAATACACAATCTCCCTTGTCTTCATTGTGGCACTGGTCATCATTGAGAAGGAAAACAACATTATCTCACG GGTTTCAGACAAGCTCACCCCAAAGCAGACCCCCCAGACACCCCTTCAGCCCAGTAACTCTGCCTCAGCCTCAGCCCTTGGTCTCCTGAAGTTTAATGGCTCCTCCTTCACTACCCTGAGCAAGCTGGACCCTGTCTTCACCCTCATGAAGAGACGCCTGGAGAACTACACCGAGCAGAG GTCAGAGGTCATAGGGTCAGCAGGAAACAGAAAGCACATCCTCCTATTGGCCACCACGCGGACAGGCTCCTCCTTCGTGGGCGAGTTCTTCAACCAGCAGGGAGACAACATGTTCTACCTGTTCGAGCCGCTGTGGCACGTCGAGAGGTCGCTGACATTAGAGAGCGGCGGGACCAACGCCACAGCCGCCGCCCGGGCCTACCGGGAAGTCCTCCAGGGGCTCTTCCTGTGTGACTTCACCCCTCTGGAAAGCTTTATTGACCCACTTCCTGTAGACCACGTCACCTCAGCCCTGTTCAGGAGAGAATCTAGCAGCTCTCTCTGTGAGGAGTCCGTCTGTAGCCCGTTCGTTAAGAAGGTCTTTGAACGCTACCACTGCCGGACCAGGAAGTGTGGTCCCCTCAACCTGACCACGGCGTCCGAGTCATGCCAGCAGAAGGAGCACAGGGCCATTAAATCCGTCCGGGTGCGCCAGCTGGAGACCCTGAGACCCCTCGCCGAGGACCCTCGTCTAGATATCAAGTTCATCCAGCTGGTGAGGGACCCCAGGGCGGTTCTGGCCTCCCGCATGGTGGCCTTCTCCGCCAAGTACAACAACTGGAAGAAGTGGGCGGTGGACGGAGACGTGCCCATTGACGACGACGAGGTGAGGAAGCTGAAAGGCAACTGCGACAACATCAGGATGTCTGCGGAGGTCGGCCTGAGGCAGCCGTCTTGGCTGAGGCGGAGGTACATGCTAGTACGGTACGAGGATATCGCTAGATTCCCTATGAGGAAGGCAGCGGAGATGTACAAGTTCACCGGGATCCCGTTCACTCCTCAGGTGAAAGACTGGGTGTTAAAGAACACCCAGGCTTCCAATGAAGCTAGTGGAGTGTATTCAACACAGAAGAACTCCTCCGAGCAAGTGGAGAAATGGAGGTTCAGCATACCGTACAAACTAGCCCAGGTGGTGCAGAGGGTTTGTGGACCCACGATGAAACTGTTTGGGTACAAGTTTGTGAACAGCGAGGCGATGCTGACGGACAAGTCTATCAGTTTGATCGAAGAAAAGATTTTCATACAAAACTTTTCATAG